Proteins encoded together in one Variovorax paradoxus EPS window:
- a CDS encoding patatin-like phospholipase family protein, with protein sequence MAEPGKKFTILSFVGGGIRGLMSVTILQKLQEKFPGVVDETDLIAGCSTGSIITSELLAGKTAKELVEFFKTGEIKFYDKMNTDPNTPAYDIDEVFGSQLALHPVMKVSELERKVLFVTFNVGGLATSADGVVTPTPWAPVMYTNMAPGMGDVLIAKAATSSGAMPGQLGSYEGNVDGAFLNHDPTVAAIALAVQAGHKLEDITAITIGTGLMYDWIASDTHKWGASQWMSSDGNPFNNTPPFLMNQSTPGPVLDMCLNGTSCNLMPTLASFLLGDRYVNLNPSLPFFIPENTTYPEAIQLLHDKGLAADTSKAEALIKAYWRTSIVVDDPILGSTQPSAARA encoded by the coding sequence ATGGCAGAGCCTGGAAAAAAATTCACCATCCTCTCGTTCGTCGGAGGTGGCATACGCGGACTGATGTCGGTCACGATCCTGCAGAAACTGCAGGAGAAATTCCCCGGCGTTGTGGATGAGACCGATCTGATCGCAGGGTGCTCGACAGGGTCGATCATCACGAGCGAACTTCTTGCCGGAAAGACTGCGAAGGAGCTCGTCGAATTCTTCAAGACCGGCGAGATCAAGTTCTACGACAAGATGAACACCGACCCGAACACGCCCGCGTACGACATCGACGAAGTGTTCGGTTCGCAGTTGGCGCTGCATCCGGTCATGAAAGTCTCCGAGCTCGAACGCAAGGTGCTTTTCGTGACCTTCAATGTTGGCGGCCTCGCGACCTCTGCCGACGGCGTCGTGACGCCCACGCCGTGGGCGCCGGTCATGTACACGAACATGGCGCCCGGCATGGGCGACGTGCTCATCGCCAAGGCCGCCACCTCCAGCGGTGCGATGCCGGGGCAACTGGGCTCTTATGAAGGCAATGTCGATGGCGCTTTCCTGAACCACGATCCGACAGTGGCAGCCATTGCGCTGGCCGTGCAGGCAGGGCACAAGCTGGAGGACATCACGGCCATCACCATCGGCACCGGCCTCATGTACGACTGGATTGCGAGCGACACCCACAAGTGGGGGGCCAGCCAGTGGATGTCGAGCGACGGCAACCCCTTCAACAACACGCCGCCGTTCCTCATGAACCAGTCCACGCCCGGGCCCGTGCTGGACATGTGCCTGAACGGAACCTCCTGCAACCTCATGCCGACGCTGGCCAGCTTTCTGCTGGGGGATCGCTACGTCAACCTCAACCCGTCGCTGCCTTTCTTCATTCCGGAGAACACGACCTACCCCGAGGCCATCCAGCTGCTGCATGACAAGGGCTTGGCCGCGGACACCTCCAAGGCGGAGGCGTTGATCAAGGCCTACTGGAGGACCAGCATCGTCGTCGACGACCCCATCCTGGGCAGCACCCAGCCCAGCGCCGCGCGCGCCTGA